In one Deinococcus humi genomic region, the following are encoded:
- a CDS encoding 5-formyltetrahydrofolate cyclo-ligase, which yields MMPLPEGNATDMLHWDKGEWRAWARGQREQLPDHSAAISAQLLAFLHGEGVRRVLAYRALPGEPDVSALAHDFELLAPRARFRPSPRLTLHPWDTATEPSRFGALQPPANAPEVPLGDVDAVLLPGLAFDTQGVRLGYGGGFYDRLLPSFQGLTIGVIASALIVPGLPAENHDCPVTWLATEGGLRRTKS from the coding sequence ATGATGCCACTTCCGGAAGGCAACGCCACAGACATGCTCCACTGGGACAAGGGTGAGTGGCGGGCCTGGGCCCGCGGTCAGAGGGAACAACTGCCCGATCACTCGGCGGCGATCTCAGCGCAGCTTCTGGCCTTCTTGCACGGCGAGGGCGTACGGCGCGTGCTGGCTTACCGCGCTCTACCCGGCGAACCTGATGTTTCGGCGCTGGCCCACGACTTTGAATTGCTGGCCCCACGCGCCCGCTTCCGCCCCTCCCCCAGGCTGACGCTTCATCCCTGGGACACGGCCACCGAGCCCAGCCGCTTTGGGGCGCTCCAGCCGCCTGCCAACGCTCCTGAAGTGCCACTGGGCGATGTGGACGCCGTGTTGTTGCCCGGCCTCGCCTTCGACACGCAGGGCGTCCGTCTGGGCTACGGGGGCGGTTTCTATGACCGCCTTCTCCCCTCCTTTCAGGGGTTGACGATAGGCGTGATTGCCAGTGCGTTGATTGTGCCGGGGCTACCCGCCGAAAACCATGACTGTCCAGTGACGTGGCTGGCAACGGAGGGCGGTCTCAGGCGCACAAAATCCTGA
- a CDS encoding GNAT family N-acetyltransferase — MLHDYGPHLRSGDAHRTAKLDDLYVSPGWRRRGVAQLLMEAVEDWGRRPLRYIFWYANAGEAGAAYWAMGYRSDDAGQEGFLFFEIDLGNPLTRIPHPECGS, encoded by the coding sequence GTGCTGCACGACTACGGGCCGCACCTGCGTTCCGGCGACGCGCACCGCACAGCCAAGCTGGATGATCTGTATGTGTCTCCAGGGTGGAGGCGACGGGGCGTGGCCCAGCTGCTGATGGAAGCGGTCGAGGACTGGGGGCGGCGGCCCCTGCGTTATATCTTCTGGTACGCCAACGCAGGTGAGGCAGGCGCAGCCTACTGGGCCATGGGTTACCGTTCCGACGACGCTGGACAGGAAGGCTTCCTTTTCTTCGAGATTGACCTGGGCAATCCGCTGACCCGGATCCCACATCCGGAATGCGGTTCGTGA